The following proteins come from a genomic window of Anaerobutyricum hallii:
- a CDS encoding pyridoxamine 5'-phosphate oxidase family protein, protein MFRKMRRFKQQLEQKECIEVLKSQPRGVLSILGEDGYPYGIPIDYWYCEEENRIYFHGAKEGHKIDAIKECDKASFCVYDEGYREEGEWALNIKSVIIFGRIRLVEEQEKSLSICRELCFKFTDDEEYIQKEIENAGKRVQCLELIPEHMTGKLVKES, encoded by the coding sequence ATGTTTCGAAAGATGAGAAGATTTAAACAGCAGTTAGAACAAAAAGAGTGTATAGAGGTGTTAAAAAGTCAGCCAAGAGGTGTTCTTTCAATATTAGGTGAGGACGGTTATCCTTATGGTATTCCAATTGATTACTGGTACTGTGAGGAGGAGAATCGAATTTATTTTCATGGAGCGAAGGAAGGACATAAGATTGATGCAATAAAAGAATGTGATAAAGCATCTTTTTGCGTTTATGACGAGGGATACCGAGAAGAAGGGGAATGGGCATTAAATATAAAAAGTGTTATTATTTTTGGAAGAATTCGTTTGGTTGAAGAACAGGAAAAATCTCTGTCTATTTGTAGAGAACTTTGCTTTAAGTTTACAGATGATGAAGAATATATTCAAAAAGAAATAGAAAATGCTGGTAAAAGAGTACAATGCTTAGAGTTAATACCAGAGCACATGACAGGAAAGCTGGTAAAAGAATCATAA
- a CDS encoding DNA methylase, translating into MDLDKIYAAIDLKSFYASVECVERGLDPLTTNLVVADKSRTEKTICLAVSPSLKKYGIPGRPRLFEVIQKVKRINKERQESAPGHKFIGQSFHSDKLSDPSVALAYITAPPRMSLYMKYSTQIYQIYLRYFAPEDIHVYSIDEVFIDLTGYLTNYRMGAKELISKVIQDVLKETGITATAGIGTNLYLAKIAMDIMAKHVSADEYGVRIAYLDEITYRKKLWEHQPITDFWRVGKGYAKKLAAYQIYTMGDVARCSVGKEKEYHNEELLYKLFGINAELLIDHAWGYESCTIADIKVYKPEAKSIGSGQVLSSAYSSEKAKIAVLEMAEQIAFDLFEQKLVSKQFVLTIGYDRDNLQGQEYSGEVATDRYGRKIPKHAHGTINLDIPTSSLKEITIAVSSLYDRIIDKELLIRRLTLSATKVMPKEGQVYQQLDLFTDYEALKKEQEKERRLQKSILDIKKKYGKNAVLRGLSYEEGATTRTRNGQIGGHKA; encoded by the coding sequence ATAGATTTGGATAAGATATATGCTGCGATTGACTTAAAATCATTTTATGCATCAGTGGAATGTGTGGAAAGAGGCTTAGATCCTCTCACAACAAATCTTGTTGTTGCCGATAAGAGCCGTACTGAAAAGACCATATGTCTTGCCGTTTCTCCTTCTTTAAAAAAATATGGTATTCCAGGACGTCCTCGCTTATTTGAAGTAATACAGAAAGTGAAGAGGATTAATAAGGAAAGACAGGAATCTGCTCCGGGGCATAAATTTATAGGACAATCCTTTCATTCAGATAAATTAAGTGATCCTTCGGTTGCACTGGCATATATTACAGCACCTCCGAGAATGTCATTGTATATGAAATATAGTACACAAATATATCAGATCTACCTTCGGTATTTTGCTCCAGAAGATATTCATGTATATTCGATTGATGAGGTTTTCATTGATTTGACAGGATATTTGACAAATTATCGGATGGGGGCAAAAGAATTAATTTCTAAAGTGATACAGGATGTATTAAAAGAAACAGGGATCACAGCTACTGCAGGGATTGGTACGAATCTATATCTTGCAAAGATCGCAATGGACATTATGGCAAAGCATGTGTCGGCAGACGAGTATGGGGTGAGAATTGCTTATCTTGATGAGATAACATATCGAAAGAAATTATGGGAACATCAGCCGATTACAGATTTCTGGAGAGTAGGGAAAGGCTATGCCAAAAAGCTTGCTGCATATCAGATTTACACGATGGGAGACGTTGCCAGATGCTCTGTTGGAAAAGAAAAGGAATATCATAATGAGGAATTACTTTATAAACTATTTGGCATTAATGCCGAGTTATTGATTGACCATGCATGGGGATATGAATCTTGTACGATTGCAGATATAAAAGTATATAAACCAGAAGCAAAAAGTATCGGTTCCGGACAGGTATTATCTTCTGCTTATTCATCAGAAAAGGCAAAAATTGCAGTTTTAGAAATGGCGGAACAGATTGCATTTGATCTTTTTGAACAGAAGCTTGTTTCAAAGCAATTTGTCCTTACAATAGGTTATGATAGGGATAATCTACAAGGACAGGAATACAGTGGGGAGGTTGCAACAGACCGTTATGGAAGAAAAATCCCCAAACACGCACATGGTACGATTAATCTGGATATACCAACTTCTTCACTAAAAGAAATTACAATTGCTGTTTCTAGTCTTTACGACAGGATAATTGATAAGGAACTCCTTATCCGGCGGCTCACATTATCTGCTACTAAAGTTATGCCAAAAGAGGGACAGGTATATCAGCAGTTAGATCTGTTTACTGATTATGAAGCATTAAAGAAAGAACAGGAAAAGGAACGTAGATTACAAAAATCTATTCTTGATATTAAGAAAAAATACGGAAAAAATGCAGTTTTGCGAGGGTTAAGTTACGAAGAAGGTGCAACAACAAGAACGAGAAATGGACAGATAGGAGGGCATAAAGCATAA
- a CDS encoding winged helix-turn-helix transcriptional regulator has translation MRAKEELPECPVATAVSLIGGKWKLLILRNLKERPWRFNDIDGISQKVLIDSLRQMMSDGLAYRHDYHEQPPRVEYGLTELGTKMLPIVNSLADFGNYYKSIIEQN, from the coding sequence ATGCGAGCAAAAGAAGAATTACCGGAATGCCCAGTTGCAACAGCAGTATCTCTCATCGGAGGAAAATGGAAATTGCTGATTTTGCGTAACTTGAAAGAGCGTCCATGGAGATTCAATGATATAGATGGTATTTCACAAAAGGTTTTGATAGATAGTTTAAGACAAATGATGAGTGATGGGCTGGCATATCGCCACGATTACCATGAGCAGCCACCGAGAGTTGAATACGGCTTAACGGAACTCGGAACAAAAATGCTTCCAATTGTTAATTCACTTGCTGACTTTGGTAACTACTATAAATCAATTATTGAACAAAATTAA
- a CDS encoding cupin domain-containing protein — MANYTKTTIGKENRIELHEKLSLTGAEISLNELPAGANVPFVHSHKENEEIYGILSGNGKAIIDGEEISLSTGDWIKIAPAAKRQFFASDISGITYICIQVKENSLKHFTAEDAVIG, encoded by the coding sequence ATAGCAAATTACACAAAAACAACTATTGGAAAGGAAAACCGAATTGAGCTGCATGAAAAGTTGTCTTTAACAGGTGCAGAAATCAGTTTAAACGAACTACCTGCAGGAGCAAATGTCCCATTTGTTCATTCTCATAAAGAAAATGAAGAAATCTATGGAATTCTTTCAGGTAACGGCAAGGCCATAATTGATGGAGAAGAAATCAGCCTTTCAACTGGAGACTGGATAAAAATCGCACCTGCTGCAAAGCGTCAGTTTTTTGCATCCGATATTTCCGGAATTACTTATATCTGCATTCAGGTAAAAGAAAATTCTCTGAAACATTTTACAGCAGAGGATGCCGTAATCGGCTAA